A region of Jannaschia sp. W003 DNA encodes the following proteins:
- a CDS encoding TetR/AcrR family transcriptional regulator, which yields MNDTERKLLDAALRVFSRYGVKRTSMGDLCEEAGVSRQTFYNTFRNKDDILRALIRSYSETALEEIAAGLADCATLADRLDLVFDRAVVSGFDMVAAMPNAEDFVDGAHASAREEIDAAGERFRAVIAELLQPHAPSIRAAGIAVPDLADCMQRASKAAARHACDREHLLTQLATLRQLCVAAAGDPAVEPRNTE from the coding sequence GTGAACGACACCGAACGCAAGCTGCTCGACGCCGCCCTGCGGGTGTTCTCGCGCTACGGGGTGAAGCGCACGAGCATGGGCGACCTGTGCGAGGAGGCCGGCGTGTCGCGCCAGACCTTCTACAACACCTTCCGCAACAAGGACGACATCCTGCGCGCCCTGATCCGCAGCTATTCCGAGACCGCGCTGGAGGAGATCGCCGCGGGCCTTGCGGACTGCGCCACGCTCGCCGATCGGCTCGACCTCGTGTTCGACCGCGCGGTCGTCTCGGGCTTCGACATGGTCGCGGCGATGCCGAACGCCGAGGACTTCGTGGACGGCGCCCATGCGAGCGCCCGCGAAGAGATCGACGCCGCGGGCGAGCGGTTCCGCGCCGTGATCGCCGAGCTTCTGCAGCCCCACGCGCCGTCCATCCGGGCGGCGGGGATCGCGGTCCCCGACCTCGCCGACTGCATGCAGCGCGCATCCAAGGCCGCGGCCCGCCACGCGTGCGACCGCGAGCACCTGCTCACGCAACTGGCCACCCTGCGACAGCTATGCGTCGCCGCCGCCGGCGACCCCGCCGTGGAACCGAGGAACACCGAGTGA
- a CDS encoding efflux RND transporter periplasmic adaptor subunit: MNHPIPSPRGASPRIAAAFGGALLALALFGGPAVADAPVVKLAPVTAGDGAIRRVFFGKVVARETVDLAFQVGGQIVELPVEEGAPVPEGALVARMDLAPFRLALDEAEARAEQARRTEERYRKLVGSAVAETNLEDAATEATLAEIARRDAERSLGNAELHAPFDGLVAARLVPNFSTVAAGTPVVRLHDMSDLRIEIDVPETLFQRAGQAADIGLTARFPASDRSFPLEIREFNAETAAVGQTYRLTLGMAPPEGLVVLPGASAEVSAELRTGGARIELPASAIVIANDRSTRAMVFEPAGAETGTVRAVPVTIAATDRGTVEVTDGLEPGQEVVAVGAGRLDDGAAVRRFTGFGE, from the coding sequence GTGAACCACCCCATACCGTCGCCCCGCGGGGCATCACCCCGGATCGCCGCCGCCTTCGGCGGCGCCCTGCTTGCGCTCGCCCTGTTCGGCGGCCCCGCCGTCGCCGACGCCCCCGTCGTGAAGCTCGCCCCCGTCACTGCCGGTGACGGCGCGATCCGGCGGGTGTTCTTCGGCAAGGTCGTGGCGCGCGAGACCGTCGACCTCGCCTTCCAGGTCGGCGGGCAGATCGTGGAGCTGCCGGTCGAGGAAGGCGCGCCGGTGCCCGAGGGCGCCTTGGTTGCGCGCATGGACCTCGCGCCGTTCCGGCTCGCATTGGATGAGGCCGAGGCGCGCGCCGAGCAGGCGCGGCGCACCGAGGAGCGCTACCGCAAGCTCGTCGGCTCCGCGGTGGCGGAGACCAACCTCGAGGACGCGGCCACGGAGGCCACCCTGGCGGAGATCGCCCGCCGCGACGCCGAGCGCTCGCTGGGCAACGCCGAGCTGCACGCGCCCTTCGACGGCCTCGTCGCGGCGCGGCTGGTGCCGAACTTCTCGACCGTGGCGGCGGGCACCCCGGTGGTGCGCCTGCACGACATGTCCGACCTCAGGATCGAGATCGACGTGCCCGAGACCCTGTTCCAGCGCGCCGGACAGGCGGCGGACATCGGCCTCACCGCCCGCTTCCCCGCCAGCGACCGGAGCTTTCCGCTGGAGATCCGCGAGTTCAACGCCGAGACCGCCGCGGTCGGCCAGACCTATCGCCTGACCCTCGGCATGGCGCCGCCGGAGGGCCTCGTGGTCCTGCCGGGCGCCTCCGCCGAGGTGAGCGCGGAGCTGCGCACGGGCGGCGCGCGCATCGAGCTGCCCGCTTCGGCCATCGTGATCGCGAACGACCGCAGCACCCGCGCGATGGTCTTCGAGCCCGCGGGCGCCGAGACGGGCACGGTCCGCGCCGTCCCCGTGACGATCGCCGCCACCGACCGCGGCACCGTCGAGGTGACGGACGGGCTGGAGCCGGGACAGGAGGTCGTCGCGGTGGGCGCGGGCCGACTGGATGACGGCGCGGCGGTGCGCCGCTTCACCGGGTTCGGAGAATAG
- a CDS encoding TetR/AcrR family transcriptional regulator, producing MKLTDRKRKDILDAAIVEFREQGFPAARVNRIADLAEVSKRTLYKHFESKEVLFAAITDILLDEIAAAPKVELRRDAPVRAQLVEAVRGYVAHLTREGNMALNRLVMSELLRDQGLARAFSERAAAQDGPVTGLVADAMEAGLLRRADPAFAAGQLLAMAKHFLVWPDFLLGMSSGPEAGALVEECVDTFLARYGPES from the coding sequence ATGAAGCTGACGGACCGGAAGCGCAAGGACATTCTCGACGCGGCCATCGTCGAGTTCCGCGAGCAGGGCTTCCCGGCCGCCCGCGTGAACCGCATCGCCGATCTGGCCGAGGTCTCGAAGCGCACGCTCTACAAGCACTTCGAGAGCAAGGAGGTGCTGTTCGCCGCCATCACCGACATCCTGCTCGACGAGATCGCCGCCGCGCCGAAGGTGGAGCTGCGCCGCGATGCACCCGTGCGCGCGCAGCTGGTCGAGGCCGTGCGGGGCTACGTGGCGCACCTCACGCGCGAGGGGAACATGGCGCTGAACCGCCTCGTGATGTCGGAGCTCCTGCGCGACCAGGGCCTCGCCCGCGCCTTCTCGGAGCGGGCGGCGGCGCAGGACGGCCCCGTCACCGGCCTCGTGGCCGACGCGATGGAGGCGGGCCTCCTGCGGCGCGCCGATCCGGCCTTCGCCGCGGGGCAGCTTCTGGCGATGGCCAAGCACTTCCTCGTCTGGCCCGACTTCTTGCTGGGCATGTCGTCGGGTCCGGAGGCCGGCGCGCTGGTCGAAGAATGCGTGGACACGTTCCTCGCCCGCTACGGCCCGGAAAGCTGA
- a CDS encoding SDR family oxidoreductase, with protein MTTSFGPAGWTPERLGDLSGKTFLVTGANAGAGFEAARILVRKGAEVVMLNRSAEKSAAAVAKLRAEFGAGAPVRPIRMDLASQASVRTAAEEVLRSTPRIDALICNAAIAQVPERRLTEDGFESQLGTNHFGHFRLCGMLFDRIDASGGRIVMVASLGYKMGLRRIRFEDLNWDRDYAANPAYSQSKLAQMMFAYELQERVRAAGKRVEVLVCHPGSSRTSLIETSGGLGTRILFRLMAMSPLVQSAERGAYPEVMCATEDGLEPRALYGPTGRMEWTGPVGRGTLEPHAHDPAEMRRLWEVSERETGFRWLLAAEAAPGERRHG; from the coding sequence ATGACCACCTCCTTCGGCCCCGCCGGCTGGACGCCCGAGCGTCTCGGCGACCTTTCCGGCAAGACGTTCCTCGTGACCGGCGCCAACGCCGGCGCGGGCTTCGAGGCCGCGCGCATCCTCGTTCGCAAGGGCGCCGAGGTGGTGATGCTGAACCGCAGCGCCGAGAAGTCGGCGGCGGCCGTCGCGAAGCTCCGCGCGGAGTTCGGCGCGGGCGCCCCAGTGCGCCCTATTCGCATGGACCTTGCGTCGCAGGCCTCCGTGCGCACGGCGGCGGAGGAGGTTCTGCGGTCCACGCCCCGCATCGACGCGCTGATCTGCAACGCGGCCATCGCCCAGGTGCCCGAGCGGCGCCTCACCGAGGACGGCTTCGAGAGCCAGCTCGGCACCAACCACTTCGGCCACTTCCGCCTCTGCGGGATGCTGTTCGACCGGATCGACGCCTCCGGGGGCCGGATCGTCATGGTCGCCAGCCTCGGCTACAAGATGGGCCTGCGCCGCATCCGGTTCGAGGACCTGAACTGGGACCGGGACTACGCGGCCAACCCCGCCTACAGCCAGAGCAAGCTGGCGCAGATGATGTTCGCCTACGAATTGCAGGAGCGCGTGCGCGCCGCCGGCAAGCGCGTTGAGGTGCTCGTCTGCCACCCCGGCTCGTCGCGCACCTCGCTGATCGAGACCAGCGGCGGCCTGGGCACCCGCATCCTGTTCCGCCTCATGGCGATGTCCCCTCTCGTGCAGTCCGCCGAGCGGGGCGCCTACCCGGAAGTCATGTGCGCCACCGAGGACGGGCTGGAGCCGCGCGCCCTCTACGGCCCCACCGGACGCATGGAGTGGACCGGTCCCGTGGGCCGCGGCACGCTGGAGCCGCATGCCCACGACCCGGCCGAGATGCGCCGGCTGTGGGAGGTCTCGGAACGCGAGACCGGATTCCGGTGGTTGCTGGCCGCCGAAGCGGCTCCGGGAGAGCGGCGTCATGGATGA
- a CDS encoding NAD(P)H-binding protein, with amino-acid sequence MTLRVLLFGATGTVGAGVLLECLDHPGIGEVVCVVRRPSGRRHPKLHEVVHPDLGDLAPLMSEFEDVDGCLWAVGVPQRGASAEAYARITHDHAVAAARALHARSPDCRFVFVSAAGADGTERARDIAARTKGRAENAILGMGFACAVAFRPGAIAVRRGLRHRVPLYGWAALLAPAMRPFGLATSAEEIGRAAVAVFLGQVGAMSGERIGSARINALARRVTGTHRPA; translated from the coding sequence GTGACCCTCCGCGTCCTGCTGTTCGGCGCGACCGGCACGGTCGGGGCCGGGGTCCTGCTGGAGTGCTTGGACCACCCCGGCATCGGCGAGGTCGTCTGCGTCGTGCGCCGCCCCTCCGGCCGGCGGCACCCGAAGCTGCACGAGGTGGTCCACCCGGATCTCGGCGACCTCGCGCCGCTGATGTCCGAGTTCGAGGATGTCGACGGCTGCCTCTGGGCCGTGGGCGTGCCCCAGCGCGGAGCCAGCGCTGAGGCCTACGCCCGCATCACCCACGACCACGCCGTCGCCGCCGCGAGGGCCCTGCACGCGCGCAGCCCCGACTGCCGCTTCGTGTTCGTCTCCGCAGCGGGCGCCGACGGGACGGAGCGCGCGCGCGACATCGCGGCGCGGACGAAGGGGCGGGCCGAGAACGCGATCCTCGGGATGGGCTTCGCTTGCGCCGTCGCGTTCCGGCCCGGCGCCATCGCGGTGCGGCGCGGGCTGCGCCACCGGGTGCCGCTGTATGGCTGGGCGGCCCTGCTTGCCCCCGCGATGCGCCCCTTCGGTCTGGCGACCTCCGCGGAGGAGATCGGCCGCGCTGCGGTGGCCGTGTTCCTCGGACAGGTCGGCGCGATGTCCGGGGAGCGGATCGGCTCGGCCCGCATCAACGCGCTCGCGCGGAGGGTGACGGGGACGCACCGGCCAGCGTGA